In one window of Chlamydiota bacterium DNA:
- a CDS encoding septum formation initiator family protein — protein MKLDRWKMGVLLFLVFCLLVYLFYPNFLRLAKTQQQISALEDEIAKLELHNRDLEEQIKKLKNDPVSIEKVAREELGMSKPKEIIYKFDDVKEEEHS, from the coding sequence ATGAAACTTGACCGCTGGAAAATGGGCGTTTTGCTTTTTTTAGTTTTTTGCCTCCTGGTCTATCTTTTCTATCCAAATTTCTTGCGGCTGGCTAAAACCCAACAACAGATCAGCGCTCTTGAAGATGAAATTGCGAAGCTAGAATTGCATAATCGAGATTTGGAAGAACAAATTAAAAAATTGAAGAATGATCCGGTCTCCATTGAAAAAGTGGCTCGGGAGGAGCTTGGGATGTCAAAACCAAAGGAAATCATTTACAAGTTTGACGATGTTAAAGAAGAAGAACATTCCTAG
- the eno gene encoding phosphopyruvate hydratase has product MHKILEVHAREILDSRGNPTLEVDVVLENGFLGRAAVPSGASTGIHEALELRDGDKARYRGKGVLKAAQNVNEIIAPQIVGMDATDQIQLDETLLEIDGTENKAKLGANATLGVSLAVSRAASLAAGLPLYQYIGGVNAKVLPVPFMNIVNGGMHADNNLDLQEFMIVPRGASSFREALRWGAETFHNLKDVLHKRGFSTSVGDEGGFAPNLSSNEEAIQLILEAIEKSGYAPGRDIALALDAASASFFEEKTDRYTFKSKKMSLNSSAMIDFYTQMVDKYPIISIEDGLSEDDWEGWKKLTEALGDRVQLVGDDLFVTNTQRLEKGITSGVANSILIKVNQIGTLTETLNAIELAKEAGYTAMISHRSGETEDATIADLAVATNVGQIKTGSLSRTDRIAKYNQLLRIEESLSGRGLFGGNI; this is encoded by the coding sequence ATCCATAAAATTTTAGAAGTCCACGCTCGTGAAATTTTAGATTCTCGCGGTAATCCTACTTTGGAAGTGGATGTGGTTTTAGAGAATGGTTTTCTTGGAAGAGCCGCTGTCCCTTCTGGGGCCTCAACGGGCATCCATGAAGCCCTGGAATTGAGAGATGGGGATAAGGCTCGTTATCGTGGAAAAGGAGTCTTGAAGGCAGCCCAAAATGTGAATGAGATCATCGCTCCCCAGATCGTCGGAATGGATGCGACGGATCAAATTCAATTGGATGAGACGCTTTTAGAAATCGACGGAACTGAAAATAAAGCCAAATTAGGCGCCAATGCCACATTGGGGGTGAGCCTCGCCGTTTCCAGAGCGGCGAGTCTTGCCGCAGGTCTTCCGCTTTATCAGTATATCGGTGGTGTTAACGCAAAAGTGCTTCCCGTTCCTTTCATGAATATTGTGAATGGAGGAATGCATGCAGATAACAATTTGGATTTGCAAGAGTTTATGATTGTCCCTCGGGGAGCCTCTTCTTTTCGTGAGGCCCTCAGATGGGGCGCCGAAACTTTTCATAATCTCAAAGATGTCCTCCATAAAAGGGGGTTTTCAACATCCGTCGGAGACGAGGGAGGTTTTGCCCCAAATCTTTCTTCTAATGAAGAAGCCATTCAGCTGATATTGGAAGCCATTGAAAAAAGTGGTTATGCCCCAGGTCGAGATATTGCCCTTGCACTCGATGCTGCCTCCGCTTCCTTTTTTGAAGAAAAAACGGATCGCTATACCTTCAAAAGCAAAAAAATGAGTTTAAATTCTAGCGCAATGATTGATTTTTATACCCAGATGGTCGATAAATATCCCATTATTTCAATCGAGGATGGATTGTCGGAAGATGACTGGGAAGGTTGGAAAAAATTGACCGAAGCGCTCGGGGATCGTGTTCAATTGGTTGGAGATGATTTATTTGTTACCAATACCCAACGGCTCGAGAAGGGCATTACTTCAGGGGTTGCAAACTCCATTCTGATCAAAGTCAACCAAATTGGAACTTTGACCGAAACGCTCAATGCCATTGAACTTGCCAAAGAAGCGGGCTATACCGCGATGATCAGTCACCGATCTGGTGAAACAGAAGACGCAACCATCGCCGATCTCGCTGTTGCGACCAATGTGGGACAAATCAAAACGGGCTCGCTCTCTCGAACAGACCGGATTGCAAAATACAATCAGCTCTTAAGAATTGAAGAAAGTCTTTCAGGGCGAGGTCTTTTTGGAGGGAATATTTAA